The Candidatus Nomurabacteria bacterium genomic sequence GTTTTCGAGCGATTTGACCGCCCATTCGTCCGAGTCCCGAGATTGCAATTTTCATATAAACTATTGTATCACTTGCGACGTAATATTAACGCGGTACGCGTAGGAAGGTACAGCTTTATTCGATCGTCGGCAACATATGTCATCAAGACATCTAATCTATCAAAACCTCCAAACGCCGGATTATCAGTTGAGAGTACGACTTCATACTCGCCGCTAGGCACCCTTATGCCGTAATCAGTGAATGATTTTGTTGGGTGGAAATTATAGACGAATAATAAATCACCACGCATAAATGCAAGAACGTGATCGCCGTCATTTGTCAGCACATACTCCGCATCGCCTTGCACTTCCTGAATAACCCGGAGCATAGATTTGTCAAAATCAGCGAGATAATGATATTTCAATTTTTGATCGTCTGCCAAGCTCCATTGTCGTCGCGCGTATTTATACGACCAGTCGTTGCCCTCGCGCGGGAAATCAATCCATTCAGGATGGCCGAACTCATTCCCCATAAAATTCAAATACCCGCCATGATGCATACTTGCAGTTAATAGCCGAATCATTTTGTGGAGCGCCAAAGCTCGATCGATGTTTATATTTTCATCATCAACCATCATATGGTCATATATATCTTTATCAGCTAAGCGAAACACCAGCGTCTTGTCGCCAACAAGTGCCTGATCGTGACTTTCCGTATAATTAATCGTTTTCTCCTCGGGTCGGTGCTGATTGAGTTCATGAAACAATTCAGACACATGCCACTGCTCGTCCTTTTTTTCTTTGACATATTTGATCCACAAATCCGGAACACCCATGCTCAAGCGATAATCGAAGCCAAAGCCTCCATCCTTAATTGGCGCAGCGAGACCCGGCATGCCACTCATGTCTTCGGCAATCGTCAACGCGCCAGGTTTCACTTTATGAATCAGTTCGTTTGCCAGTGTTAGATACGCCGCGGCATCCGCATCGGTATCCTGAAAATACATATCATAACTATCAAACGCCCGCTCTAAGCCATGATGCGTATACAACATACTCGTCACACCGTCAAAGCGATAGCCATCAACATGAAATTCGTCCAACCAATACCGACAGTTGCTCAACAGAAAATGCACCACTTCAGACTTGCCATAATCAAACACGCGAGAATCCCATTGACTATGATGGCCTCGATCGCCCTCATGAAAGAACTGTGTCAACGTTCCATCATAGCGGCTAATGCCTTCATTTTCGTTCTTAACGGCATGCGAGTGAACGATATCCATGATGACGCGAAGCCCGGCCCGATGAGCCGCATCAACCAATGCTCGAAAATCATCTGGCGTACCGAAACGTGAACTTGGCGCAAAAAAGCTCGAGACATGATAACCGAAACTACCATAGTAGGGATGTTCGGCAACCGCCATTAACTGAATGGTGTCGTAACCAGCGGCTTTAATTCGCGGGATGATTGTTTTTGTAAATTCCTTATAGGTGCTGACGGTTTCTTTTTCGCTACTCATACCCACATGCGCTTCATATATACGCGGTAAGCCAACTGACGGCACGAAGTTTACATCATGCCATTGATACGGTTTTGTCGGCTCCCATACTACTGCGTCAAATAATTTCGTAGCAGGATCTTGCACGACATACGTCGCCCACGCCGGTATACGATACCCATTTCCGCCATTCCAATGCATATGTAGTTTGTAATGGTCGAGATGGTTCAGGGCAATCGCGGGCAATCGCAGCTCCCACTCTCCGTGCTCTTTTTTCTCAAACGCATAAGCAGGGTCGTCTCTCCATTTTGAAAAATCACCATGTAAATATAGTTGCGTTGCGGCAGGAGCCCATTCTCGCAGCACCCAGCCATTGTTTGTACGATGCAGTCCGAAGTACTGATACCCAAAAGCAAAACCGCTGACGGATCTCCCATCAAGAATCCGCTTGGCGTAGCTAGCGGCGTACTTCAATCGGGCCTGCAATTTGCTACGGTACGGAGCAAGCCATGGGTCGACCGTCGAAAGACGCTCGTCGGCAGGAAAATAAGGTGAAGTCATTAGCTTTATGATACCACGCAAGACGCTCGACAAAAGCAATGCCCGTGGCACGCGGCCACGGGCAAATACTCTATCCGCTTATTTAGCGATACTCTGGTGGAATTGGTACCAGTGTTGCACCCTGAGGTACTGGAATTGTACCGTCATACACTAGGTAGGTGACACCGTTCTCTGTAAATGCCTCGTCTGGCACTTCGCTAGGACTGATGACGCGGTGATTTTGGATGTTAAGACCATCGTTGATGATCTTGCCGATATCACCGGCAGCGTTAGATGCCCATACATCATTCGCATCAAGCTTTTCAACCGTACCAGGGACCGGTGGAGTCTCTTGTATACCAAGAGAATCTGTGATGGGTTTAAACGATTGCGCTATAGGGCTTGCCAAAATTCCTGCAGAGCCGTTACCGTCACCAGAATTCATGACGTTGACGTAAATACCTTGGTTAGCCAAGTCAGCCGCTGCTCCGTTGGTTACAAAGGCGCCTTCAGAAAAGCCGTAAAGTGTGATGTCGGCACCTGAATGTGCATAGACACTAGCCTCAACCGCACTGATTCCCATAGCAACAGACTGATTCGTTGGAACATTACCGACAATTGGACCCATCTGCGCAGGGTAGTTCACGTCAATAACCTCTTCACCCTGATACAATGTTCCGTTGTTCCATAGTTCATGCTCAAGTCCCTGACTAGTACCGTCTCCAGCACCGCCGACGATAATTGCAACATCGTAACCACTAGCTTGTGCAACACCTTCACTCATGAACAGACCTGCGCCAACTGCGGTAAGACCAACAGCGAGAGCTCCCACGCACTTCTTTAATGTGAGCCTCTTTTCGTTATCACTCTTCTCAGCAAAATTGCTAAGATTATTCGTTTCGCCAGCTGATATGATCTGCCTTGGCATAATACAAACCCCTATTCCGCCCCCCCAGTTATTCGTTGTGAAGTGAGCATATTATACTATTGCATCAATGTCAATATTATAATTATTACATTTTCTCAAAGGGGCAAATTATGGTAGTTACGGTGTTAAATTTATGCGACAATATCACATTTTCGATACAGCTAATACTGCTTTTAACGGATTGATATTGGGAGGATGCACTTTTGACAACAGTCTATATTAATGTAATTAGTATAAGCTTTATAAACCACCACTTCACCGTTACTTGCTCAATACAAATAAAAAACAATAACCCATCACATAGCCGGCAATGGGTTATTGTCACGATACGACGCTAAGTTACAGATCAACTTGCGATGGATCAGTGGTGCGCAAACGTCGTAGGCTTTGCCACGAGCTGCACATTCGGAGTCACTGTTCCATGACCCGTATTAATCACATGCTTAGTTATTGTTGAGGCCGCAGATGAAACTTGGCTTGTGGCGTTCTGGACTGCTTGACCAGACGAAGCAACGCTATTCGTAACGGCGGTCGTCACGTCATTTACGACTGATTTCACTGCCGACTCTACATTACTCTTAGACTCGTGGCGACTCTTGATTACGTTTAGCTTCTTCGTAGGATCTGGCTGCGGAGCAATGGTATTAAAGAATGCATCACCAATAAATGTCGGATCAGCACCTGCCTCACGAATTGCACGGCTAATACCGTTAGTGTCGCTACCAAAGACATTGTAGGTTACGCCATCAACCACGACAGTCTGATGCGGCTCGCCAGGAAATGGCATGCGATGGTCCTGAGGAATTCTGGCCATCTTGGTAATTTGGTCGCCAAGATTAAACGGATCAACGTTACCAGTTGCATACCAGTCACCCTTGTCAAGATTCACAACAGTACCAGGAACTGGGTGAATCTGATTCGGACCAGGAATACCGATTAAGCCGGTAATAGGGCTGATAACACCTGCGAGTGGATGGTCTAGTAGACCAATTGGCGTCGTTGCATCGCCGGCAGTTTCAGGGTGGAAGTTAGCTGGTAGTTGACCGCCGTTTTCGGCAGCAAGACGCATACTAGCTTGATCAACACCAACAGCACCCTCAGAGAATCCATACGCACGAACACTCGGGTCTCCTTGATGTCGATGGTAGAAATCAACGATCTGGTTTGCTTGATCGTTGACCGAGTCAATCATTCGCTCGTTACCACAAACAGGAGCCAGAGCGCCAGACCACTGAACCTGGTAATTGTCAGCGCCATAGTCATACGTACCAGCTTGCTTAGCATGATCAACTGGGAACTGACTAGCACCGTCACATGCACCACCAACATACACGGTAGGGTCGGCGTTCGCTACGGCGGTGCTATTAAAAATAAACCCTACAAGCGCAGCGCTAGCCAAACCGACTTTTACTGAACGTTTCAAGACGTCACTGTTCATATTTTTTTCTAAAGCGGGCCTATACTCGGCCATAAAATACCCCCATTCTGCCCACCAGTGCTACATAATTGTTGCGCCAGAATATAGTATTTCGCATGGCATGTCAAAATTAAAAATCTCATATAAATCATGGCGGATTAGGTGTGAAACAGATTAAAATATGCGATATGTTTTTTAAACAACAATACTATAAACTAGCTGTCAAACATGCGAAATATAACAGGTGCGCCAGAATTCTTTGTAGAGGAAAGACATGGTCGATACCCCAAAGAATAAATAGTAAATTACAGACACGAACCAAGCAGTTGTATTGCGCACAACCGCCTATAGAATCTATGTGACCTACGACACAAAATGGCAACACCCGCAACAAGTAGTCGCGGGTGTTGCCATGGTTAGCAGCAGCTTAATGCTGCAAACTAGGAATTTGGTTCCGACTGACTGCAGAATCTACAGCCCCTCTAGTCGGCTGGCGCTTGTGTCATATCCGGAGACAACGTTATCCGTGGTATTGTCGTCAACGAATTAACAAGGAGCGGTACCAGGTGTCCAGTACTGTGAGCCGTCCTCTGCGAAACATGGCTGCTCACCGAAGAATTCCGGAGCTGAAAGATGAACTGGAGCCGCAGCAGGAGCTGGTGGGTTCAGCACATCACGAGGAGCAGGACCGACAATGTTCAAATCAGGAACAACTGGACCACTTTGAGGAAGTGGAGCAGGTGGGTTCAATACGTTCGCCGGGTCGTCCTGTGGAGCAATCGTGTTAAAGAATGGAGTTCCGATAGGACCTGGATTTGAACCGACTTCTTGAATAGCCTGATTGATTGCGCTATTGCGATCGTCGCCGTAAATCTGGTAGTTAACACCGTCACGCTGAACATTTACGCTTGGTTCGTTACCGATGTTTGGAATTCGATGGTCTTGACCGACACGCGCAAACTTAGTGATGTCTTCACCTAAGTTAAGCGGAGCAACGTTCATGGTCGCATATGGGTCACCCGCATCCATAACCTCTGTCATGCCAGCTACTGGATGTAGTTCATCAGTAGTTGGGATACCAAGCATACCGTTGGTAATTGGCTGAATAGCCTTAGCAATTGGATGATTCTGGATTCCTACAGGGTTCCAACCATCACCAATGGCAGTTACGTGAACGTTACCAGGCAATTGTCCACCATGGTCTGCCGCAAGCTTCATAGCGGCCCAGTCGACGACACCCGCACCAAGTGAAAATCCTTCAACGTTCACTTGATCCCAGCTGTTTTGATAATATGCGTCAACAACTTTTTGACCACCGTCTGCGATTGATGCGCCGGTCTGAGTACCAAAGCCGTCGTCGCAAATTGGCGCCATTGAGGCAGGGTAGTTAATTTGAATATTATTTGCGCCAAAGTTGTAACGGCCGTCCTGAATAGCACGATCAACTGGAAGTTGGCTAGTTTTGTCGCATGCTCCGCCTACGTAAATGTTCGTATCGGCGTTTGCAGAACCAATACCGTTAAGGATGGCTCCTGTCATAGCCGCACCAGCTAAACCAAGTACAACAACTCGGTTAAGCGTGTTCTTGTTAGTAATTTTTTCTAAAGCAGGCCCGTATTTGGCCATAAAATACCCCTATTCTGCCCACCAGTACTACATAATTGTTGCGCCAGAATATAGTAATTTGCAAAATATGTCAAAATGAAAAATCTAACATTGCTATTGAGGTGCACCACCTTACAAACTAAGTAGCGCCTGAAAATAAACCGCAGCTTTCATCAATCACTTTGCTAGATGTGACCGATGTAAAAAATGCAAAGTGTTATTTATACAACACTTATATAACATACGTGCGGACAGCGCAAAATATAGTTCTAATGTTTCACTTTTGATTGCAGATATAAAAAATCCGCGCCATATGCGCGGACATCTTATTCAGGTAGACTATCACCCCTGACGAAGATTGCCAAGGAATTGCCGAACAGCTTGTCGAATAGGTCCGTTACCATTGCCAAAATTCGGCAATAGCGGAGCTACTGGAGCTGGCGCGGGAACAGGTGCGGGTGCGGGAGCTGGAGCAGGATTGCTAATATTGTTGATAAAATTATTCACGATATTACGCAAAGGCGCTGGCGCTGGAGCGGGAACAGGAGCGGGTGCGGGAGCTGGCGCAGGAGTAGCTGGGGGCGTATAAGTATTCACTGGGGCGGGAGCTGGCGCAGGAGGTACATATGGATGCACCGGCGGCGTATACGTATGATGTACTGGCGGCTGAAGATTGAGATTGATACCGTTATTCCTCGCGGCGCCATTGATAAAATCAACAACCGGATGATTGGTTTCGCTCGGTAACGCCCTAGAAATATCATTAAACATCTTGTTAACATCATTAGTTACTGCATGAACAGCAGCAGGAATCTTAGTCGGATCTTGCATAGCCTGCGCAATCAATGTTCCATCAGTATTCCCAAGATTCAGGCCATCCTGAATAACATCCGTCACCGGCTGCGGTACTGCAGCCATAATTCGCTCAGGTACAGGGCTACCGCCTAGCGACTGACTAATTCCATGCGCCAAATCAGCCTGAGCTTTGGCTGCATTTGGCGGTGGAGGTAGCGGGCCGCTGCCTGGCGTATTGCTGTTGATCGGTATTACGTCATTAAAGAAGTCATTGTAACCACTCATCACTGGAACACCCGCACCTTGCTGGATGAGCTGCGTAAACGGATGAACACCATAATCCCACTCATTATGAATGACGCCATTTGAATCAGTCCATGTGACATGCGGCGCATTCGGATCCTCGACGACATG encodes the following:
- a CDS encoding alpha amylase C-terminal domain-containing protein, which encodes MTSPYFPADERLSTVDPWLAPYRSKLQARLKYAASYAKRILDGRSVSGFAFGYQYFGLHRTNNGWVLREWAPAATQLYLHGDFSKWRDDPAYAFEKKEHGEWELRLPAIALNHLDHYKLHMHWNGGNGYRIPAWATYVVQDPATKLFDAVVWEPTKPYQWHDVNFVPSVGLPRIYEAHVGMSSEKETVSTYKEFTKTIIPRIKAAGYDTIQLMAVAEHPYYGSFGYHVSSFFAPSSRFGTPDDFRALVDAAHRAGLRVIMDIVHSHAVKNENEGISRYDGTLTQFFHEGDRGHHSQWDSRVFDYGKSEVVHFLLSNCRYWLDEFHVDGYRFDGVTSMLYTHHGLERAFDSYDMYFQDTDADAAAYLTLANELIHKVKPGALTIAEDMSGMPGLAAPIKDGGFGFDYRLSMGVPDLWIKYVKEKKDEQWHVSELFHELNQHRPEEKTINYTESHDQALVGDKTLVFRLADKDIYDHMMVDDENINIDRALALHKMIRLLTASMHHGGYLNFMGNEFGHPEWIDFPREGNDWSYKYARRQWSLADDQKLKYHYLADFDKSMLRVIQEVQGDAEYVLTNDGDHVLAFMRGDLLFVYNFHPTKSFTDYGIRVPSGEYEVVLSTDNPAFGGFDRLDVLMTYVADDRIKLYLPTRTALILRRK
- a CDS encoding PE-PPE domain-containing protein, with the translated sequence MPRQIISAGETNNLSNFAEKSDNEKRLTLKKCVGALAVGLTAVGAGLFMSEGVAQASGYDVAIIVGGAGDGTSQGLEHELWNNGTLYQGEEVIDVNYPAQMGPIVGNVPTNQSVAMGISAVEASVYAHSGADITLYGFSEGAFVTNGAAADLANQGIYVNVMNSGDGNGSAGILASPIAQSFKPITDSLGIQETPPVPGTVEKLDANDVWASNAAGDIGKIINDGLNIQNHRVISPSEVPDEAFTENGVTYLVYDGTIPVPQGATLVPIPPEYR
- a CDS encoding PE-PPE domain-containing protein codes for the protein MAKYGPALEKITNKNTLNRVVVLGLAGAAMTGAILNGIGSANADTNIYVGGACDKTSQLPVDRAIQDGRYNFGANNIQINYPASMAPICDDGFGTQTGASIADGGQKVVDAYYQNSWDQVNVEGFSLGAGVVDWAAMKLAADHGGQLPGNVHVTAIGDGWNPVGIQNHPIAKAIQPITNGMLGIPTTDELHPVAGMTEVMDAGDPYATMNVAPLNLGEDITKFARVGQDHRIPNIGNEPSVNVQRDGVNYQIYGDDRNSAINQAIQEVGSNPGPIGTPFFNTIAPQDDPANVLNPPAPLPQSGPVVPDLNIVGPAPRDVLNPPAPAAAPVHLSAPEFFGEQPCFAEDGSQYWTPGTAPC